The proteins below come from a single Mesobacillus jeotgali genomic window:
- a CDS encoding bifunctional metallophosphatase/5'-nucleotidase encodes MEQCELIVLHTSDIHGNILPINYGNNKQTNSGLAKLATVFKNILKTSDCTILIDNGDLIQGTPLTYHFAKHLNELSNPIVSVMNDLGYDGAVIGNHEFNFGQGLLKNAIRESKFPWLSANIVKKQTKEPAFGKPYFIKTFPNGLRIAVLGVTTHYIPNWENPDNILGLEFLDAFETLNKWVEYLQENEQYDLLIVSYHGGFERDLETGAPTEQLTGENQAYRMCMEIAGIDILLTGHQHRQLSTQLNGVLVAQPGHMGQAFSKVSIKLEKLKGSWTIVEKASDNIAIDETTEPDGKIVELTSPYEDSTQNWLDEPLGEIVGDMRVHSPLEVRKKDHPLIEFINKIQMDAAGVDISATALFHNGAPGLPNKVTMRDIVSNYVYPNTLKVITVSGQDIKDALEKSAEYFILDDEGEIHVNPSFESPKPQHYNYDMWEGIEYHIDISKSHGNRVTLLKYKGETLKLSDPFNIVVNNYRAGGGGHFNMFKGKPVKKEIQTDMTELIANYIQRHREIEASCNDNWSVLPLK; translated from the coding sequence GTTCTGCACACAAGCGACATCCATGGGAATATTCTACCTATTAATTACGGTAATAATAAACAGACAAATTCGGGATTGGCCAAACTTGCAACTGTCTTCAAAAACATTTTAAAAACTAGCGACTGCACCATCCTGATCGATAACGGCGATCTTATCCAGGGCACTCCCCTTACGTATCACTTCGCGAAACATTTGAACGAGTTAAGTAACCCTATTGTCAGTGTGATGAATGACCTCGGTTATGATGGAGCAGTCATTGGCAATCATGAATTCAATTTTGGGCAGGGTTTATTGAAGAACGCGATCAGGGAATCAAAATTCCCGTGGCTATCTGCTAATATAGTGAAAAAGCAAACTAAAGAACCAGCATTCGGTAAGCCGTATTTTATCAAAACCTTCCCTAATGGTTTGCGAATCGCAGTGCTTGGAGTGACAACACATTACATACCAAACTGGGAAAACCCCGATAATATTTTAGGGCTTGAATTCCTGGATGCTTTTGAAACGCTAAATAAGTGGGTTGAGTATTTACAAGAAAATGAGCAGTATGACCTTCTTATTGTTTCCTATCATGGCGGTTTTGAGAGAGACCTTGAGACTGGAGCCCCGACTGAACAGCTTACGGGCGAAAATCAGGCCTATCGGATGTGCATGGAAATAGCCGGAATTGATATTCTTCTGACCGGTCACCAGCATCGTCAGCTATCCACTCAACTAAACGGTGTCCTGGTTGCACAGCCAGGGCATATGGGACAGGCTTTTTCAAAGGTATCGATCAAACTTGAAAAGTTGAAAGGAAGCTGGACTATTGTTGAAAAGGCATCAGATAATATAGCCATAGATGAAACCACGGAGCCAGATGGAAAGATTGTGGAGTTGACAAGTCCATATGAAGACTCCACGCAAAATTGGCTTGATGAGCCACTGGGAGAAATCGTCGGGGATATGCGCGTCCATTCACCCCTCGAAGTCCGAAAAAAAGACCATCCTCTTATCGAGTTTATTAATAAGATACAGATGGATGCTGCTGGGGTAGATATATCTGCGACAGCTCTTTTCCATAATGGAGCCCCAGGATTACCTAATAAGGTAACCATGAGGGATATCGTATCCAACTATGTTTACCCCAATACTTTAAAAGTGATTACAGTTTCTGGGCAGGATATAAAAGACGCTCTTGAAAAATCCGCAGAATACTTTATTTTAGATGACGAAGGAGAAATCCATGTTAATCCTTCCTTTGAGTCTCCTAAACCACAGCATTATAACTATGATATGTGGGAAGGAATAGAATATCATATCGATATCTCCAAATCCCATGGAAACAGGGTTACACTCCTGAAATATAAGGGAGAAACACTAAAACTTAGTGATCCATTCAACATAGTGGTCAATAATTATCGTGCAGGCGGTGGTGGACACTTTAATATGTTCAAAGGTAAGCCGGTCAAAAAAGAAATCCAGACAGATATGACCGAATTAATAGCAAATTATATCCAAAGACACAGGGAAATTGAGGCTTCATGCAATGACAATTGGAGTGTGCTCCCTCTTAAATAG